One stretch of Geoalkalibacter ferrihydriticus DSM 17813 DNA includes these proteins:
- a CDS encoding peptidyl-prolyl cis-trans isomerase, with translation MIICYLMPMKNGSFLQISRLLALALAMSLALAAGGCRERSHDPESAPVLLQINGRAVTLESFTRQFEQTLPPNHTLGQDEKDELKRAFLRQLIDRELALSEARRRGLSVSTEELDEALADYRRDYPEGEFESLLRAQGTSLQQWRSDLEERLLIDKALAQAVYARVEVSAEEIETYYQQHLDKFDRPQQVRARQIVLDNEEQGENILEQLHTGADFAEMAELFSLSPEGESGGDLGFFPEGEMPSEFDEVVFSLPAGTLSELVRSDYGFHIFLVEDKRPARHLSLEEATPEIVDSLRRAKEEQAYQEWLMELGANAYIDVNWQLL, from the coding sequence ATGATAATTTGTTACCTCATGCCTATGAAAAACGGGTCTTTCCTCCAGATCTCCCGGCTTCTCGCCCTGGCCCTCGCCATGTCTCTGGCGCTTGCCGCCGGCGGGTGCCGCGAACGCTCCCACGACCCGGAGTCGGCGCCGGTATTGCTCCAGATTAACGGTCGCGCCGTTACCCTGGAGTCCTTCACCCGCCAGTTCGAGCAGACGCTTCCCCCCAATCACACCCTCGGCCAAGATGAAAAGGACGAACTCAAGCGCGCCTTCCTGCGCCAGCTCATCGATCGCGAGCTCGCCCTGTCCGAGGCCCGGCGACGCGGCCTGAGCGTGTCCACCGAGGAACTCGACGAGGCTCTTGCCGATTACCGTCGTGATTATCCCGAGGGTGAATTTGAAAGCCTGCTGCGCGCCCAGGGCACTAGCCTCCAGCAGTGGCGCAGCGACCTCGAAGAGCGCTTGCTCATCGACAAAGCCCTTGCCCAGGCGGTTTACGCGCGCGTCGAGGTGTCTGCGGAAGAGATCGAGACCTATTACCAGCAACACCTTGACAAGTTCGACCGCCCCCAGCAAGTACGCGCGCGCCAGATCGTCCTCGACAATGAAGAACAGGGCGAGAACATCCTGGAGCAGCTCCACACAGGGGCCGATTTTGCCGAAATGGCCGAACTTTTTTCTCTCTCCCCGGAGGGTGAAAGCGGCGGCGACCTCGGTTTTTTCCCCGAGGGCGAAATGCCTTCCGAATTCGATGAGGTCGTTTTCAGTCTGCCCGCGGGCACTCTCAGCGAGCTGGTCAGAAGCGATTACGGCTTCCACATTTTCCTCGTCGAAGACAAACGCCCCGCCCGCCACCTGTCCCTTGAGGAAGCCACCCCGGAAATCGTCGACTCTCTGCGCCGCGCCAAAGAGGAACAGGCCTACCAGGAGTGGCTCATGGAACTGGGCGCCAACGCCTACATTGACGTCAACTGGCAGCTGCTCTAA
- a CDS encoding SurA N-terminal domain-containing protein produces the protein MKYAMVFLLTGLLLCAGNAAAQVLTKIAAVVNEDIITTYQLEKELTSLLAAEARGRNLPAEEIQKLRAEVLDGMIDEALVLQRVKQTGLSVSDAELEEAISDVLRQNQITREQLQQALQAQGLSLEGYRERLRRQILRFKLIGHEVQSKVEVSTQDVRDYFRENIDNYRGNPTLTLSYIAFAIPGDDRVSTSEVNAIRDRAREALALLRKGEDFTSTLFIFADDPGVQGGELGTFTEDELSEAFASAVAGLEGGEVAELIENPEGFYILKVDSRNPGPIRQFDTVKEEIRQKLLEENREERFLEWSAGLKKDAFIDIRI, from the coding sequence ATGAAGTACGCAATGGTTTTCCTGCTCACCGGCCTGCTGCTATGTGCCGGCAACGCCGCCGCTCAGGTCCTGACAAAAATCGCCGCGGTGGTCAACGAAGACATCATCACCACCTATCAACTTGAAAAAGAGTTGACTTCCTTGCTTGCCGCCGAAGCCCGCGGCCGCAACCTGCCTGCGGAAGAAATCCAGAAACTACGCGCGGAGGTTCTCGACGGGATGATCGATGAAGCCCTGGTCCTTCAGCGCGTAAAACAGACGGGCCTGTCCGTTTCCGATGCCGAACTCGAAGAGGCCATCAGCGATGTGCTGCGGCAGAACCAGATTACCCGGGAGCAATTGCAGCAAGCTCTCCAAGCTCAGGGTCTGAGCCTGGAAGGCTATCGCGAAAGACTGCGGCGGCAGATTCTGCGCTTTAAGCTTATCGGCCACGAGGTCCAAAGCAAAGTCGAGGTCAGCACCCAGGACGTCCGCGATTACTTTCGCGAGAACATCGACAATTATCGCGGCAACCCGACCCTCACTCTCTCTTATATCGCTTTTGCCATCCCCGGCGACGACCGTGTCTCAACCTCTGAGGTCAATGCGATCCGCGATCGCGCGCGGGAAGCGCTGGCCTTGCTGCGCAAAGGCGAAGACTTCACCTCCACCCTGTTTATCTTTGCCGATGACCCGGGGGTGCAGGGCGGGGAGCTGGGCACCTTTACCGAGGACGAACTCAGCGAGGCCTTCGCAAGCGCCGTTGCCGGCCTGGAAGGCGGAGAAGTCGCCGAGCTGATCGAAAACCCCGAAGGCTTCTACATTCTCAAAGTCGATTCGCGCAACCCCGGGCCGATCCGTCAGTTCGACACGGTCAAGGAAGAAATTCGCCAGAAGCTGCTTGAAGAAAACCGCGAGGAGCGCTTTCTCGAGTGGAGCGCCGGTCTGAAAAAGGATGCCTTCATCGACATCCGCATCTGA
- a CDS encoding phosphoglucomutase/phosphomannomutase family protein, producing MSGPTFGTDGWRGIIARDFTFERVVQVTRAIIAYLEEENLAERGLVVGFDRRFQSRAFALEVAETAAQRGLKVWLADQFLPSPAVSWAVREKHAGAGIIITASHNPPQYNGLKLKEYFGGSARPAVTARIEKLLCGPLGNRRPLSPGTIETFDGLAGYRRQLQQLVPPAALRRAPRRLALDVMHGAAAGVLAPLLTSAGFQVVELRGDENPAFDGHAPNPSADHLGELTALVLSGQAALGLATDGDGDRLAAVDERGRYCGSQELFPIFLRHLVETRKQRGRVIKSASTTHLIDRICHAHNLPLSETAIGFKHACQAILDGQVLIAGEESGAPGIPFHLPDRDGQLATLLLLEAMGAGSGTLSGLCDNLQDQFGPLHYRQESLALPAMNCAGMGRRITELNPRTLCGRQVRSTNRIDGIKWLLEGDAWLLIRVSGTEPLVRLYAEAPLAQTAEDLIAQGKALIEHE from the coding sequence ATGAGTGGCCCCACCTTCGGCACCGACGGCTGGCGTGGCATCATCGCGCGCGATTTCACCTTTGAGCGGGTGGTACAGGTCACCCGGGCCATCATCGCCTACCTTGAAGAGGAAAACCTTGCTGAACGCGGCTTGGTGGTGGGTTTCGACCGGCGGTTTCAATCCCGGGCGTTTGCCCTCGAGGTGGCCGAAACCGCGGCACAACGCGGACTCAAGGTGTGGCTTGCCGATCAGTTTCTGCCGAGTCCGGCCGTTTCCTGGGCGGTTCGCGAAAAACACGCGGGAGCGGGCATCATCATCACCGCCTCGCACAACCCCCCCCAATATAACGGCCTCAAGCTCAAAGAATATTTCGGCGGCAGCGCGCGTCCGGCAGTTACCGCGCGCATCGAAAAGCTGCTGTGCGGCCCCCTTGGCAACCGACGGCCCCTGTCGCCCGGCACCATCGAGACCTTTGACGGCCTCGCCGGGTACCGCCGCCAATTGCAACAGCTTGTCCCTCCCGCAGCGTTGCGCCGCGCACCTCGCAGGCTGGCCCTCGATGTGATGCATGGGGCCGCGGCCGGAGTTCTGGCACCGCTGCTCACCAGCGCCGGTTTTCAGGTTGTGGAATTGCGCGGCGATGAAAACCCGGCCTTCGACGGCCATGCGCCCAACCCCAGCGCCGACCATCTTGGTGAGCTGACGGCCCTGGTTCTCAGCGGCCAAGCGGCCCTCGGCCTGGCCACCGACGGTGACGGCGATCGGCTGGCGGCCGTGGACGAAAGGGGTCGCTATTGCGGCTCCCAGGAGCTTTTTCCCATTTTTCTGCGTCATCTCGTCGAGACACGCAAACAGCGCGGACGGGTGATCAAATCCGCCTCCACGACCCATCTCATCGATCGCATCTGCCACGCGCACAACCTGCCCCTGAGCGAAACAGCCATCGGCTTCAAGCACGCCTGTCAAGCGATTCTCGATGGTCAGGTGCTGATCGCCGGAGAGGAGAGCGGCGCGCCGGGCATTCCCTTTCATCTGCCCGACCGCGACGGCCAACTGGCCACCCTGCTGCTGCTCGAAGCCATGGGCGCGGGGAGCGGCACCCTGAGCGGACTCTGTGACAACCTGCAGGACCAATTCGGACCGCTGCACTATCGCCAGGAGAGCCTGGCGCTGCCCGCCATGAACTGCGCCGGCATGGGCCGGCGCATCACCGAACTCAATCCGCGCACTCTGTGTGGACGGCAGGTGCGCAGCACCAACCGCATCGACGGGATCAAGTGGTTGCTCGAGGGCGATGCCTGGCTGCTGATCCGCGTTTCCGGCACCGAACCCCTGGTGCGCCTCTACGCCGAGGCGCCGCTCGCCCAAACCGCCGAAGACCTCATCGCCCAGGGTAAGGCTCTCATCGAACATGAATAA
- the uvrA gene encoding excinuclease ABC subunit UvrA — protein sequence MNKFIRIRGAREHNLKNLDVDIPRDQLVVITGVSGSGKSSLAFDTIYAEGQRRYVESLSAYARQFLEQMQKPDVESIEGLSPAISIEQRTSSKNPRSTVGTVTEIYDYLRLLFARAGTVHCPDCGREIAAQTVQQMVDQILAWPEKTRLLLLAPIVRGRKGEYRKELKQLLAEGFVRIRIDGEMFELSEPIVLDKNKQHTLEVVVDRLVIKDGIASRLADSLETALKLADGLVRVEIPPSGAPHEASLPAPLPQQSMLFSARHACIECGVSLPEITPRMFSFNNPHGACSECAGLGTRNYFDPELVVPNPELSLREGAIIPWETRTGVYYQQLLEALSEHFSFSVTTPFAQLPEALRQVLLYGSGEEKVRFFFDQGGRRHFYEKPFEGVIPHLQRRYRESDSETVRESLERFMNRMPCPSCRGARLRPEALCVTIGGKNIRELCALSIAAAEPFFAELELPAQKAEIARRVLKEIRARLSFLAHVGLDYLSLDRSAATLSGGEGQRIRLATQIGSSLTGVLYILDEPSIGLHQRDNRRLLDTLKKLRDLGNTVLVVEHDEETILEADYILDLGPGAGVHGGEIVASGSPREILADPASLTGRYLSGALRIPVPSGRRTGQRFLTIKGAAANNLRDIDVQIPLGVFTCVTGVSGSGKSTLVIDTLFRALGQRLYRSKEKSGKVAELLGLEHLDKVIDIDQSPIGRTPRSNPATYTGVFSDIRDLFAQLPEAKMRGYKPGRFSFNVKGGRCEACQGDGILKIEMHFLPDVYVTCEVCRGARYNRETLEIKYKGKSIAEVLDLTVNQAAAFLENIPRIRTKLETLREVGIGYIKLGQSATTLSGGEAQRIKLAKELSRRATGRTIYILDEPTTGLHFADIQKLLDVLQRLVDAGNTVVVIEHNLDVIKTADHVIDLGPEGGSRGGELVACGTPEEVARHSRSHTGRYLRAYLNL from the coding sequence ATGAATAAATTCATCCGCATCCGCGGCGCCCGCGAGCACAATCTCAAAAATCTCGATGTCGACATCCCCCGTGACCAGTTGGTTGTTATCACCGGCGTCTCGGGTTCGGGAAAATCGAGTCTGGCCTTCGACACCATCTATGCCGAGGGACAGCGGCGCTACGTCGAGAGCCTCTCAGCCTACGCCCGCCAGTTTCTCGAACAGATGCAGAAGCCCGATGTCGAATCCATCGAGGGACTTTCTCCGGCTATCTCCATCGAGCAGCGAACGTCTTCGAAAAATCCGCGCTCGACGGTCGGCACGGTCACGGAAATCTATGACTACCTGCGGCTGCTGTTCGCGCGCGCCGGCACCGTACACTGCCCGGACTGCGGACGCGAGATTGCGGCGCAAACCGTGCAGCAGATGGTCGACCAGATTCTTGCCTGGCCCGAAAAAACCCGCTTGCTGCTACTTGCACCCATCGTGCGCGGGCGCAAGGGCGAATACCGCAAGGAACTCAAGCAACTGCTCGCCGAGGGTTTCGTGCGCATCCGCATCGACGGCGAAATGTTCGAGCTGAGCGAACCCATCGTTCTCGACAAGAACAAGCAGCACACCCTGGAAGTGGTGGTTGATCGCCTGGTGATCAAGGACGGCATCGCTTCCCGTCTGGCGGACTCCCTGGAAACCGCTCTGAAGCTGGCCGACGGCCTGGTGCGGGTGGAAATCCCACCTAGCGGGGCGCCGCATGAAGCCTCCCTGCCCGCGCCTCTGCCCCAACAATCCATGCTCTTTTCCGCCCGTCACGCGTGCATCGAGTGCGGGGTCTCGCTGCCCGAAATCACACCGCGCATGTTTTCTTTCAACAATCCCCACGGCGCCTGTTCCGAATGCGCCGGCCTGGGCACACGCAATTACTTCGACCCCGAACTGGTGGTACCCAATCCCGAACTGTCCCTGCGCGAAGGGGCCATCATTCCTTGGGAAACGCGCACCGGGGTCTACTACCAGCAGCTTCTTGAAGCGCTCTCCGAGCACTTTTCCTTCTCCGTCACCACGCCCTTTGCCCAACTGCCCGAGGCTCTGCGCCAGGTGCTGCTGTACGGCTCGGGGGAAGAAAAAGTCCGTTTCTTCTTCGACCAGGGCGGCCGACGCCATTTTTATGAAAAACCCTTCGAGGGCGTCATTCCCCATCTGCAGCGCCGCTATCGGGAATCGGATTCGGAAACCGTGCGCGAGAGCCTTGAGCGCTTCATGAACCGCATGCCCTGCCCGAGCTGCCGGGGCGCGCGGCTGCGCCCCGAAGCCCTGTGCGTGACCATCGGCGGGAAAAACATCCGCGAACTCTGCGCGCTCTCCATCGCCGCGGCTGAACCCTTTTTCGCCGAACTGGAACTGCCGGCGCAAAAAGCAGAAATCGCCCGCCGAGTCCTCAAGGAAATCCGCGCGCGCCTGTCCTTTCTTGCCCATGTGGGCCTTGATTACCTCAGTCTGGATCGCAGCGCCGCCACGCTTTCCGGCGGCGAAGGCCAGCGCATCCGCTTGGCCACTCAGATCGGTTCGTCCCTCACCGGGGTGCTCTACATTCTCGATGAACCGAGCATCGGTTTGCACCAGCGCGACAACCGGCGCCTGCTCGACACCCTCAAGAAGCTGCGCGATCTGGGCAACACGGTGCTGGTCGTGGAGCACGACGAGGAAACCATCCTCGAAGCCGACTACATTCTGGATCTGGGGCCGGGAGCCGGAGTGCATGGCGGCGAGATCGTGGCCAGCGGCAGCCCCCGTGAAATTCTCGCCGATCCCGCCTCACTCACCGGGCGCTATCTCAGCGGCGCGTTGCGGATACCCGTCCCGTCCGGGCGCCGCACCGGCCAGCGTTTTCTCACCATCAAAGGGGCCGCGGCCAACAACCTGCGCGACATCGACGTGCAGATTCCCCTGGGTGTTTTCACTTGCGTCACCGGAGTTTCCGGCTCGGGAAAATCGACCCTGGTTATCGACACCCTGTTTCGCGCCCTCGGCCAGCGCCTCTACCGCAGCAAGGAAAAATCCGGAAAAGTCGCTGAACTTCTCGGGCTCGAACACCTCGACAAGGTCATCGACATCGACCAGTCCCCCATCGGCCGCACGCCGCGCAGCAATCCCGCCACCTACACCGGGGTGTTCAGCGACATCCGCGATCTCTTCGCGCAATTGCCCGAGGCCAAGATGCGCGGCTACAAACCGGGGCGCTTTTCCTTCAATGTCAAGGGCGGACGCTGCGAAGCCTGCCAGGGCGACGGCATCCTCAAGATCGAAATGCATTTTCTGCCCGACGTTTACGTCACCTGCGAGGTGTGCCGCGGCGCGCGCTACAACCGCGAAACCCTGGAAATCAAATACAAAGGCAAAAGCATCGCCGAGGTACTCGACCTGACCGTCAACCAGGCGGCGGCCTTTCTCGAAAACATTCCGCGCATCCGCACCAAGCTCGAGACCCTGCGTGAGGTCGGCATCGGCTACATCAAGCTCGGGCAGAGCGCCACGACCCTCTCGGGCGGCGAAGCGCAGCGCATCAAGCTGGCCAAAGAGTTGAGTCGCCGCGCCACCGGGCGCACCATTTACATTCTCGACGAGCCGACCACCGGCCTGCATTTTGCCGACATACAGAAACTGCTCGACGTTCTGCAACGCCTGGTCGATGCCGGCAACACGGTGGTGGTCATCGAACACAATCTCGATGTCATCAAAACCGCCGACCACGTCATCGACCTCGGCCCCGAAGGCGGCAGCCGCGGCGGCGAGCTGGTCGCCTGCGGCACACCGGAGGAAGTGGCGCGTCATTCGCGTTCGCATACCGGCCGTTACCTGCGCGCCTATCTGAATCTTTAG
- the pdxA gene encoding 4-hydroxythreonine-4-phosphate dehydrogenase PdxA: protein MMQPLLITQGDPTGVGPEIILKALLAGTFDALRRPLVVAGDVAILRQAAAIYGQSCEIAPGEGLATHRLRLGERELGVAALSKLDPLRLKYGAPDAACGQAMLDYIEWACARCLAGEAAGIITAPINKAAIRAAGGDFPGHTELLAARCAVEKVVMMLAGERLRVALVTTHLALREVPSALTTESLLQTLRITHAHLQRFFALPKPRLAVLALNPHAGESGLFGDEETRIIAPAIAAAQAEGLAADGPHSADSLFHFASQGSHDAVICMYHDQGLIPLKLLHFDDAVNLTLGLPIVRTSVDHGTAYDLAGSGRASHASLAAAVRLAAQMADQIS from the coding sequence ATGATGCAACCCTTGCTCATTACCCAGGGCGATCCCACCGGGGTCGGCCCTGAAATCATCCTCAAGGCCCTGCTGGCCGGAACCTTCGATGCGTTGCGGCGACCCCTGGTGGTCGCCGGCGATGTCGCGATTCTGCGGCAAGCGGCCGCCATTTACGGCCAATCTTGCGAAATTGCCCCCGGCGAAGGCCTGGCCACCCACCGCCTGCGCCTGGGTGAGCGTGAGCTGGGCGTGGCGGCCCTCTCTAAGCTTGATCCCTTACGCCTGAAATACGGCGCCCCTGACGCAGCCTGCGGCCAGGCCATGCTCGATTACATCGAATGGGCCTGTGCGCGTTGCCTGGCCGGCGAAGCGGCAGGAATAATCACAGCCCCCATTAACAAGGCTGCGATTCGCGCCGCCGGCGGAGATTTTCCCGGCCATACCGAACTGCTCGCGGCACGCTGCGCGGTGGAAAAGGTCGTCATGATGCTTGCAGGCGAACGTCTGCGGGTGGCCCTGGTCACAACTCACCTGGCTCTGCGCGAAGTTCCCAGCGCCCTGACCACCGAGAGCCTTCTACAGACCCTGCGCATCACTCATGCCCACCTGCAACGCTTCTTTGCCCTGCCCAAGCCGCGCCTGGCAGTTCTCGCGCTCAATCCCCACGCTGGAGAATCCGGGCTGTTCGGCGACGAAGAAACGCGCATCATCGCTCCCGCCATCGCTGCGGCCCAAGCCGAGGGCCTTGCCGCCGACGGCCCCCACAGCGCCGACAGCCTGTTTCATTTTGCGAGCCAGGGCAGCCATGACGCGGTGATCTGCATGTACCACGACCAGGGTCTGATTCCTCTTAAGCTGCTGCACTTTGACGATGCCGTCAACCTCACCCTGGGGCTGCCCATCGTGCGTACCTCCGTCGATCACGGTACCGCCTACGACCTGGCCGGCAGCGGTCGTGCCAGCCATGCCAGCCTTGCGGCGGCAGTGCGCCTCGCAGCGCAGATGGCGGATCAGATCTCATGA
- a CDS encoding PEGA domain-containing protein has product MKKCIAIIFLVLFTSACAKQQALFISEPEGAVVFIDGQKIGVTPCTYTYSLSAGQRLEVSLEKAGYQEINYRVKTDEVDGRERAKWMAAGVVWSPLWLGTLFTKKLKDSYEIVMQEETATLTAGGSLPGDSPRF; this is encoded by the coding sequence ATGAAGAAATGTATCGCCATCATCTTCCTGGTGCTCTTCACGTCGGCCTGTGCCAAACAGCAGGCGCTGTTTATCTCCGAGCCCGAAGGAGCAGTCGTTTTCATCGACGGACAAAAGATCGGCGTCACGCCTTGTACTTACACCTACAGCCTGAGCGCCGGCCAGCGCCTGGAGGTAAGTCTGGAAAAGGCGGGCTATCAAGAGATAAACTACCGGGTGAAAACCGACGAGGTCGATGGGCGTGAACGCGCCAAATGGATGGCCGCTGGCGTGGTGTGGAGCCCCTTATGGCTGGGCACGTTATTTACCAAAAAGCTCAAGGATTCCTACGAAATCGTCATGCAGGAGGAAACCGCCACCCTCACCGCGGGCGGCAGTCTCCCGGGAGACAGTCCGCGCTTCTGA
- a CDS encoding ferritin-like domain-containing protein, protein MNLTLDEFITLLNRDLRLEYLAVIQYSQHFGMLQPQAPNLGESLKDLAGEELAHALILAEQIRRLGGVPDVRTPGARTGSDACTLISQDQRGEKDAISRYRQRIAQAEKLGREPLAHILRTILAAEERHLEILEGLKKSVAAR, encoded by the coding sequence GTGAACCTCACTCTGGATGAATTTATCACGCTGCTCAACCGTGATCTGCGGTTGGAATATCTGGCCGTCATTCAATACTCTCAGCACTTCGGCATGCTCCAGCCCCAGGCGCCGAATCTTGGGGAAAGCCTCAAAGACCTGGCCGGCGAGGAGTTGGCACACGCCCTGATCCTCGCAGAACAAATTCGCCGTCTGGGTGGCGTACCCGATGTGCGCACGCCCGGCGCCCGCACCGGCAGCGATGCATGCACCCTGATTTCCCAAGACCAGCGGGGAGAAAAGGACGCCATCAGCCGCTATCGTCAACGCATCGCCCAGGCCGAAAAGTTGGGGCGTGAGCCCCTGGCCCATATCCTGCGCACCATTCTCGCCGCTGAGGAGCGCCACCTCGAAATTCTCGAGGGCTTGAAAAAGAGCGTCGCCGCCCGCTGA
- a CDS encoding TrkH family potassium uptake protein, which translates to MKLSALRRRELSPGTALILYYLTAIALGTVLLALPAASRGAPLSLLDALFTATSAQCVTGLVVVDTGSDLSLFGQLVVLVLIQIGGLGIMTFSVLLFIYLGRRVSMRGRWIIHETLIHTPVASLRDLLGTILIFTLFIELAGTVLLALVFVPEMGWGQGIYHAVFHAVSAFCNAGFALFPDSLESYAAHPLTNLTVMLLITLGGLGFLVVCELFNWVRNRRSRRRLSLHSRLVLWTSAILTLGGALMIFLLESGNSLHGRTALEGLWVAVFQSVTARTAGFNTFDLSLFHPATLMLMLFLMLIGASPGSCGGGLKTTSIAVLFAALLSRLRGSPHTSILHRTIPEEQVTKTLSLVLLALVLLGTSIFFLLAVQMPTQPLIAHEESFLLYVFEAVSAFATVGLSLGATAELGDAGKLIIIVLMFVGRVGLLTVAFAIVRRRRQKPLRYGEENIMIG; encoded by the coding sequence ATGAAGCTCAGCGCCTTGCGGCGTCGCGAACTCTCTCCCGGCACCGCCCTGATTCTTTACTACCTGACGGCCATTGCCCTGGGCACAGTGTTGCTGGCGCTGCCCGCCGCCTCACGCGGCGCGCCCTTGTCACTGCTTGATGCCCTGTTCACCGCCACCTCGGCCCAATGCGTCACCGGGTTGGTCGTTGTCGACACCGGCAGCGACCTTTCCCTGTTCGGGCAACTGGTGGTGCTGGTGCTGATTCAGATCGGCGGCCTGGGAATCATGACGTTCTCAGTATTACTGTTTATCTACCTCGGCCGGCGCGTCAGTATGCGTGGACGCTGGATCATTCATGAGACCCTGATACATACGCCCGTCGCCTCGCTGCGCGACTTGCTCGGCACGATCCTAATCTTTACCCTGTTCATCGAACTTGCAGGGACCGTGCTGCTCGCCCTGGTCTTCGTGCCCGAGATGGGCTGGGGACAAGGGATCTATCATGCCGTGTTTCATGCCGTATCCGCCTTCTGCAACGCCGGCTTTGCCCTGTTTCCCGACAGCCTTGAAAGCTATGCGGCCCATCCCCTGACCAATCTGACGGTCATGCTCCTGATCACCCTGGGGGGCTTGGGCTTTCTGGTGGTTTGCGAACTTTTTAATTGGGTGCGGAATCGTCGCAGCCGGCGGCGCCTGTCCCTGCACAGCCGCCTGGTGCTGTGGACCAGCGCCATCTTGACCCTGGGCGGCGCTTTGATGATTTTTCTTCTCGAGTCGGGCAACTCGCTGCACGGCCGCACAGCGCTCGAGGGTCTCTGGGTTGCCGTTTTCCAATCGGTAACGGCCCGCACCGCTGGGTTCAATACCTTTGACCTGAGCCTGTTTCATCCAGCGACCCTGATGCTGATGCTGTTTCTCATGCTCATCGGAGCCTCGCCCGGCTCCTGCGGTGGCGGCCTCAAAACCACAAGCATTGCGGTACTGTTCGCCGCTCTCTTAAGTCGACTGCGCGGCTCACCCCATACCAGCATTCTGCATCGCACCATCCCCGAGGAGCAGGTGACCAAAACACTGTCGCTGGTGCTGCTCGCCCTAGTGCTGCTCGGCACCTCGATCTTCTTTCTGCTGGCGGTGCAGATGCCGACTCAGCCTTTAATCGCCCACGAAGAGAGTTTTCTCCTCTATGTCTTCGAGGCGGTCTCGGCGTTTGCCACCGTGGGGCTGTCGCTGGGCGCAACCGCAGAGCTCGGCGATGCGGGCAAATTGATCATTATCGTCCTCATGTTCGTGGGCCGCGTCGGCCTGCTCACCGTTGCCTTCGCCATCGTGCGCCGCAGACGGCAAAAGCCCTTGCGCTACGGCGAGGAGAACATCATGATCGGTTAA